A window from Pangasianodon hypophthalmus isolate fPanHyp1 chromosome 4, fPanHyp1.pri, whole genome shotgun sequence encodes these proteins:
- the kdm6ba gene encoding lysine-specific demethylase 6B isoform X2, which yields MHHTVEQFGARSSRDPFPLDGFNRGPWTPVGGRAWPPPSRCSPGGQPQFLPHLPPSHMSGINHPSKIYNSGPLARGGEKLDLSQALLPGLHRDLRVPPVSPRPWELVCQQYEPLPSDDHARLHNGYNAGPSAHLTARANQLLKYGPTPLQHSSRPMPPIPDLWEQSQQQQQQPPRGPYSHPGQLKRPAPPLGEHSVIQHTPLSLNRPNEDCPSPSKRKRSSDSDQRMIGTHQYSGSVGTSLPLLQQPQSHYPPLQKGATTWTPVECKTDHNEFQDLCKQDIGDCSYKQFPSSKPSPISPPPITSTRGYEQGRGPPPQPLKPSQSTQSLGSSSHNVRLHQTFPFPDSKPSAQTPGEHQVIPTHKVHPSGMRSTGSHAPMPHPSSSLADRERPVPTPAHHTAVPYSHPKFQPHPRLVSTTSPSSNSGTQAAAPQCNPHKPWRNQIKHDNQASELGPYRRSVDSQVSSSSLQQQQSRTGQNQDEGTSQARAPVITSTMPSLEPSGPPCSVGLYSSVDTVPTMSSVNPTNGSAVSTVKSWETADPSALVSNPSPTPSAQGLPHQEYQRAQSGTTSHPNHQQKAKIQHQEHYLPHQGQDRPHYTPKVSSAPSSLSSGFQRSGNSVITSKSTDNLLQAASSPLHHTQPAVSITVNTAPQQQSDSLHHELPHQAAPVLSQVPPAQTYQRPCHQPTISSPQSIEEALEKLDAELQDHMRAEERRKEQEEEERKHNRESNKVRNKKLNEESATENLESLLKNNATDPPPPCLSPAITPSTVSPPTQTSPPFPWLSRGGVPTRQLATGANPVERSRPPPLTPQTDYAREKQRQREQWNASVTPTSQNTSGIPTSIYSSKPVPTDSSNKTIQTTSCSSKVSTMQKSSHNIKAVGSVSNPPNLREPPKLYQAFPRDTLPSSSPKDTSQANLHKQVSGGLGSLGSTASSSSGDSDSAQFEEEPSELLPDGLANIMKMLDESIKKEEELYSGQSGGQPDPELPFSLTMAPIKSYSFAPDLMPALKQPSTDDYSTDTHASPPVLSRQGSLASPCSRTSSLEEEEDTLKIIQKSDSTVSTQSQDSGGITGSSYRHSDLAKLYGLSEGVKSECEEEEEEEAEQEDDTPSCSPPPMRPHLHQTGVNSMFKNLASVLERQKYAYRGGPFGRPPPSALVGVKYSSSLSLGPDICRQQSTSPTSGSTNHPDFSHQAQPSMNSTSEQTYSLSPSGSTPERKGDVIVCQSDLSGCEEEDGLRKGLMDEEDPSIVKDSTEVERKPKLTTISESSLAELGRSCEVMLNRHNLPSMASSDHNKKQMLNIPEKDRKRERDCNQEKKHKRSSSSRKHEERKEKKKKHREKQENMSLSSSSSSSRRHKEGKPHKERRGHIDSQKKELWEKEREGEKKKKKEEGGEKEEWVCRNKEKSFKAGSSLLDHTSSSPALGSADFQKLKALTDGPPKELKIRLIKVESGDRETFIASEVEEKRIPLGEITIKNTASEIIRSCKGARIKGKFKESYLLPTLSVKPVMTMEHLIPREKLNPPTPSIYLESKRDAFSPVLLQFCTDPKNPITVIRGLAGSLRLNLGLFSTKSLVEANGEHAVEVRTQVQQPADENWDPSGTGQIWPCESSRSHTTIAKYAQYQASSFQESLQEEKGSDDEDYDDEVEKKPVINSDSTGSNSTISGSRWKPQLQELQKLPAFMRVSSSGNMLSHVGHTILGMNSVQLYMKVPGSRTPGHQENNNFCSVNINIGPGDCEWFAVHENYWESISNICEKHGVDYLTGSWWPVLEDLYSSNIPVYRFIQRPGDLVWINAGTVHWVQAVGWCNNIAWNVGPLNAYQYQLALERFEWNEVKKVKSIVPMIHVSWNVARTVKITDPDTYKMIKHCLLQSLKHIQILRDQLVAAGKKISYQSRVKDEPAYYCNECDVEVFNLLFVTSENGSKKLYVVHCEDCARQRSPNLSNVVVLEQYRIEDLMNTYDTFSLAFSSR from the exons ATGCATCACACCGTGGAACAATTTGGCGCACGCAGCTCACGGGACCCTTTCCCTCTGGATGGATTCAACCGGGGACCATGGACTCCCGTGGGTGGTCGTGCCTGGCCTCCTCCTTCCAG GTGCTCACCTGGTGGTCAACCTCAGTTTCTTCCTCACCTCCCACCCAGTCACATGTCAGGAATAAACCATCCAAGTAAAATTTACAACAGTGG GCCACTGGCACGTGGAGGGGAAAAGCTGGACCTATCTCAGGCCTTGTTGCCAGGGTTACACAGGGATCTCCGGGTGCCCCCAGTCTCTCCCCGGCCATGGGAACTAGTTTGTCAGCAGTATGAGCCATTGCCCAGTGATGATCATGCCCGTTTGCACAACGGATACAATGCTGGACCGTCTGCACACCTCACAGCCCGAGCCAACCAGTTGTTAAAG TATGGTCCCACTCCTTTGCAACATAGTTCCAGGCCCATGCCTCCAATCCCAGACTTGTGGGAACAGTctcaacaacagcagcaacaaccaCCCAGGGGCCCTTACTCTCATCCTGGCCAGTTAAAACGGCCAGCACCCCCTCTGGGAGAGCACTCGGTCATCCAGCACACCCCTCTTTCCCTAAACAGGCCTAATGAGGACTGTCCCAGCCCAAGCAAGAGGAAGAGGAGTTCTGACTCAGATCAG CGCATGATAGGCACCCACCAATACTCAGGCTCAGTGGGAACTTCACTGCCCTTGCTGCAGCAGCCTCAGTCACATTATCCTCCTCTGCAAAAGGGGGCAACAACTTGGACCCCAGTAGAATGCAAGACGGACCACAATGAGTTTCAG GACTTGTGCAAACAAGACATAGGTGActgcagctacaaacagttcCCATCCTCCAAACCTTCACCCATCTCTCCACCTCCCATCACTTCCACCAGGGGCTATGAACAAGGCCGTGGTCCTCCGCCCCAACCCCTTAAGCCTTCTCAATCAACACAATCTCTGGGGTCCTCCTCTCACAATGTCCGCCTCCACCAAACATTCCCCTTCCCTGACAGCAAGCCTTCTGCTCAGACTCCTGGGGAGCACCAGGTCATTCCCACCCACAAAGTGCATCCTTCTGGGATGAGGTCTACTGGCAGCCATGCACCCATGCCACATCCTTCATCGTCCTTGGCTGATAGAGAACGCCCTGTCCCCACACCAGCACACCACACCGCAGTGCCTTACAGCCACCCCAAATTCCAGCCCCATCCAAGGCTGGTTTCCACCACCAGCCCCTCTTCCAACAGTGGGACACAGGCCGCAGCACCTCAATGCAACCCTCATAAGCCGTGGAGGAACCAGATCAAACATGATAACCAGGCCTCA GAGCTGGGTCCTTATCGCAGATCAGTGGACTCTCAGGTTTCCTCTTCATCTCTGCAGCAACAGCAGAGTAGAACTGGGCAAAATCAGGATGAAGGCACCTCTCAGGCTCGGGCACCAGTCATCACCTCCACAATGCCTTCCTTGGAACCTTCAGGTCCTCCTTGTTCTGTGGGACTCTACAGTAGTGTGGACACTGTACCCACCATGAGCTCAGTGAACCCTACTAATGGTTCTGCGGTCAGCACTGTTAAAAGCTGGGAGACTGCAGACCCTTCAGCGCTAGTCTCAAACCCCAGTCCGACTCCATCTGCACAAGGTCTCCCACACCAGGAATATCAGAGAGCCCAATCTGGCACCACAAGCCATCCAAACCACCAACAAAAGGCAAAAATTCAGCATCAGGAACACTATCTACCCCACCAAGGGCAGGACAGACCCCATTACACCCCTAAAGTGTCCTCAGCTCCTTCCTCTCTCAGCTCAGGGTTTCAGAGATCAGGTAATAGTGTCATCACCAGCAAGTCCACTGACAACCTCTTGCAGGCTGCAAGTTCACCCCTTCATCACACACAGCCTGCAGTGTCCATCACTGTGAACACAGCCCCTCAACAACAGTCTGACTCTTTGCATCATGAACTGCCTCACCAGGCAGCCCCAGTCTTATCTCAGGTGCCACCTGCCCAAACATATCAAAGGCCATGTCATCAACCTACCATCTCTAGCCCCCAGTCCATTGAGGAAGCACTCGAAAAGCTTGATGCTGAGCTTCAGGACCATATGCGAGCtgaagagagaaggaaggaacaggaggaagaagagagaaaacacaacagggagAGTAACAAAGTAAGAAACAAGAAGTTAAATGAGGAGTCTGCAACTGAGAATCTGGAGAGCTTGCTGAAAAATAATGCTACTGATCCACCCCCTCCATGTCTGTCTCCAGCCATTACACCTTCCACGGTTTCACCCCCAACCCAGACATCTCCACCTTTTCCCTGGCTGAGCAGGGGAGGTGTGCCTACACGTCAGCTGGCAACTGGTGCAAATCCTGTAGAAAGGTCTCGACCACCTCCTCTCACCCCTCAAACAGACTATGCCCGTGaaaagcagagacagagagagcaatgGAATGCTTCGGTCACTCCTACTTCACAGAATACCTCAGGGATTCCGACATCTATATATTCCTCCAAACCTGTCCCAACAGATTCttcaaataaaacaatacagacAACCTCCTGTTCATCCAAAGTCTCTACCATGCAGAAGAGCTCTCATAACATCAAGGCTGTGGGTTCTGTCTCAAACCCTCCAAACCTGCGAGAACCCCCCAAACTCTACCAGGCTTTTCCCAGGGACACTCTACCATCTTCCTCACCAAAAGACACAAGTCAAGCCAATCTCCACAAGCAGGTAAGTGGCGGGCTAGGCAGTTTAGGCAGCACTGCCAGTAGCTCCAGTGGGGATTCAGATAGTGCCCAGTTTGAAGAGGAACCATCCGAGCTCTTGCCTGATGGTTTGGCAAACATTATGAAGATGTTGGATGAGTCCATTAAGAAGGAGGAGGAACTATACTCTGGCCAGAGTGGTGGGCAGCCTGACCCAGAGCTACCATTTTCTCTTACAATGGCACCCATTAAGAGTTATTCGTTTGCCCCTGACCTCATGCCTGCCCTGAAACAACCATCTACAGATGATTATTCAACTGACACCCATGCTAGCCCACCTGTCCTGAGTCGTCAGGGATCTTTGGCATCCCCTTGCAGCCGTACGTCTTCGCTTGAAGAAGAGGAGGATACActaaaaataatccaaaaatcTGACAGCACTGTCAGTACTCAATCTCAAGATAGTGGTGGCATCACAGGAAGTAGTTATCGCCATAGTGACTTGGCCAAGCTTTATGGACTATCAGAGGGAGTGAAGAGTGagtgtgaggaggaggaggaggaagaggcagAACAAGAAGACGATACACCTTCCTGTTCTCCACCACCTATGAGGCCACACCTACATCAGACGGGTGTGAACAGCATGTTTAAAAACTTAGCCTCTGTGCTGGAGAGGCAGAAGTATGCCTACCGTGGAGGACCATTTGGTCGACCACCTCCTTCAGCTCTGGTAGGAGTGAAGTACTCTTCATCACTTTCACTGGGCCCAGATATCTGCAGACAACAAAGCACTTCTCCTACATCAGGCTCAACCAATCACCCAGACTTTAGCCATCAAGCTCAACCCTCAATGAATTCTACCTCCGAACAAACCTATTCTCTCTCACCATCAGGATCAACaccagaaagaaaaggagatgtTATAGTCTGCCAGTCGGATCTCTCTGGATGTGAGGAGGAAGACGGATTGAGAAAGGGGCTGATGGATGAAGAAGATCCTAGTATTGTAAAGGACTCCACAGAGGTAGAGAGGAAGCCCAAGCTCACAACAATCTCAGAATCATCGCTTGCAGAGCTGGGTCGTAGTTGTGAGGTTATGCTAAATCGACACAATCTCCCCTCAATGGCATCATCAGACCACAATAAGAAACAGATGCTGAACATACctgagaaagacaggaagagagagcgGGACTGTAACCAGGAGAAGAAACACAAacgcagcagcagtagcagaaAACAtgaggaaaggaaagagaaaaagaaaaaacacagagaaaaacaagaaaatatgtCCCTGTCTTCTTCATCAAGCTCAAGCCGAAGGCACAAGGAGGGAAAACCACACAAAGAAAGAAGGGGCCACATAGACAGTCAGAAAAAGGAGCTCTGGGAGAAAGAacgagaaggagagaaaaagaaaaaaaaagaggaaggagGTGAAAAAGAGGAATGGGTATGCCGGAACAAGGAGAAGAGTTTTAAGGCAGGAAGTTCTTTACTGGATCATACATCATCTTCACCTGCATTGGGTTCTGCAGACTTTCAGAAGTTAAAGGCTCTGACAGATGGTCCACCCAAAGAGCTGAAGATTCGTCTGATAAAAGTGGAAAGTGGAGATAGAGAAACCTTCATTGCCTCTGAAGTTGAGGAGAAGAGAATTCCGCTCGGGGAGATCACCATCAAAAACACAGCCAGTGAAATCATCAGATCGTGCAA GGGTGCCCGCATTAAGGGGAAATTCAAGGAGTCCTATCTACTTCCAACTTTGTCTGTGAAACCTGTTATGACCATGGAGCATCTGATCCCACGGGAAAAGCTCAACCCTCCTACACCCAGTATCTAT CTGGAGAGCAAGAGGGATGCTTTCTCTCCTGTCCTGCTTCAGTTCTGCACAGACCCCAAGAACCCCATTACTGTCATCAGAGGACTAGCGGGCTCTCTCAGACTGA ATTTGGGTCTCTTCTCCACAAAGTCGCTGGTGGAGGCAAATGGAGAACATGCAGTGGAGGTGAGAACTCAGGTGCAGCAGCCAGCTGATGAGAACTGGGATCCCAGTGGCACTGGGCAAATCTGGCCATGCGAGAGCAGCCGATCACACACCACCATAGCCAAATATGCCCAGTACCAGGCCTCCAGCTTCCAGGAAAGCCTACAG GAAGAGAAAGgcagtgatgatgaagattatgATGATGAAGTTGAGAAGAAACCTGTCATTAACTCAGACAGCACAGGCAGCAACTCCACAATCTCAGGCTCGAG GTGGAAGCCCCAGCTACAGGAGCTGCAGAAGTTGCCAGCATTCATGCGTGTGTCCTCTAGTGGGAATATGCTCAGTCATGTAGGCCACACCATCCTAGGCATGAACAGTGTACAGCTTTACATGAAGGTCCCTGGCAGTCGCACACCAG GTCACCAGGAGAATAATAATTTCTGCtctgtgaacattaacattgGCCCTGGAGACTGTGAGTGGTTTGCTGTCCATGAAAACTACTGGGAATCCATCAGCAATATATGTGAGAA GCATGGAGTAGATTATTTGACTGGCTCATGGTGGCCAGTGTTGGAAGATCTCTACAGCTCCAATATTCCAGTGTACCGCTTCATCCAGAGGCCTGGAGACTTGGTGTGGATCAATGCAGGCACCGTGCACTGGGTCCAGGCTGTGGGTTGGTGCAATAACATTGCATGGAACGTGGGTCCACTGAATG CGTACCAGTATCAGTTGGCTTTGGAAAGGTTTGAATGGAATGAGGTGAAGAAGGTCAAGTCCATCGTGCCCATGATCCACGTTTCCTGGAATGTCGCCCGCACAGTTAAAATTACAGACCCCGACACTTACAAGATGATTAA ACACTGTCTCCTGCAGTCCCTGAAGCACATTCAAATTCTGAGAGACCAGCTGGTAGCTGCAGGGAAGAAGATCTCTTACCAGAGCAGAGTAAAAGACGAACCAGCCTACTATTGCAATGAGTGTGAT GTGGAGGTTTTTAACCTGCTGTTTGTGACGAGTGAGAACGGCAGTAAGAAGTTGTATGTGGTGCACTGTGAGGACTGTGCTAGGCAACGCAGCCCCAATCTCTCCAACGTAGTGGTGCTGGAACAATACCGTATCGAGGACCTGATGAACACCTATGACACCTTCAGCTTG gccTTCAGCTCTCGGTGA